The following coding sequences are from one Pararge aegeria chromosome 13, ilParAegt1.1, whole genome shotgun sequence window:
- the LOC120629036 gene encoding uncharacterized protein LOC120629036: MDSCVDNGKLMGEKKDILTAKELNDIVEQTTNHDFEILDHYIRPACEEGLKGFVGDHFKMTVTVKECDRVRKMHLFIKTLPLVNKPKTDFIIENQFFKREALMFNLLEEMEDMDGQNSWYSKAFIHSDKLLVMPDLCVQGYEAYPTQRYFDKEHVLATATSLARFHAAFANYVSKKTAEDCGYDFFDIYGDIVCEPPMSFCDSPWIRAAAKLSNNLLKEFSLKKHEYPTDLEEKLCKLFVKGCATLKEYKDTLNVIVHKDLWANNILFKYESGKITNAVLLDFQCIRFAPPAFDVISLLYLSTSRDFRERYGNQVLRQYYSEFKDNLNELTTRRLQDLGYDEESFLDWVEKARLFGMLVAIAIFPYALMEPSAAQKAFDNPDTYVEYLEVDRSVPVLAHARENSHYKIRQLEVCEEFVERFVSTS; the protein is encoded by the exons ATGGACAGTTGTGTTGACAATGGGAAGCTCATGGGGGAAAAAAAGGACATTTTGACTGCAAAGGAACTTAATGACATAGTGGAACAGACAACAAACCATGATTTCGAAATCTTAGATCACTACATAAGACCAGCTTGTGAGGAAGGCCTTAAAGGATTTGTCGGGGACCACTTCAAGATGACCGTAACCGTAAAGGAATGTGATCGTGTGAGGAAGATGCATTTGTTTATCAAGACTTTGCCGCTGGTGAATAAGCCAAAGAcagattttattattgaaaaccAATTTTTCAAGAGGGAggctttaatgtttaatttgctTGAAGAGATGGAAGATATGGACG GTCAGAACTCTTGGTACTCAAAGGCCTTCATTCATAGCGATAAGCTTCTAGTAATGCCTGACCTCTGCGTGCAGGGCTACGAGGCCTATCCTACGCaaagatattttgataaagaacACGTGTTGGCCACTGCCACGTCTCTCGCACGTTTCCACGCTGCATTCGCGAATTATGTGTCAAAGAAGACAGCTGAAGATTGTGGGTAcgatttttttgatatttacgGCGATATTGTGTGCGAACCGCCAATGTCCTTTTGTGATTCGCCTTGGATACGAGCTGCTGCAAAACTAAGCAACAACTTGCTTAAAGAGttctcattaaaaaaacatgagtACCCAACGGACTTGGAGGAGAAATTATGTAAACTTTTTGTTAAAGGCTGTGCCACgctaaaagaatataaagataCACTGAATGTTATAGTTCACAAAGATCTGTGGGCAAATAATATACTCTTCAAATATGAAAGTGGTAAAATTACAAATGCTGTGCTACTAGATTTTCAGTGTATTCGCTTCGCTCCACCTGCGTTTGATGTCATATCATTACTATACTTGTCTACTTCTAGAGATTTCAGGGAACGATACGGAAATCAAGTACTCCGGCAATACTATTCTGAATTCAAGGATAATTTGAATGAGCTGACGACAAGAAGGTTGCAAGATTTAGGTTATGACGAAGAATCATTTTTGGATTGGGTTGAGAAAGCAAGATTGTTTGGCATGTTGGTGGCGATTGCTATATTTCCGTATGCTTTAATGGAACCGAGTGCCGCTCAAAAAGCATTTGATAATCCAGACACGTATGTGGAATACTTAGAAGTAGATAGATCAGTGCCGGTCTTAGCCCATGCACGGGAGAACTCCCACTACAAAATCAGGCAGTTGGAAGTTTGCGAAGAGTTCGTTGAAAGATTTGTATCGACATCTTAA
- the LOC120629003 gene encoding uncharacterized protein LOC120629003, with the protein MGENGAHNVLTEKQMQYAVARMAKPGSQIIGYDVKPASDKLAGFLGDHLRMILCVTENNVVRKIYLFIKTVPTGNIPKADFINQNQFFKKEAMVFQLLEQIPDVDCLNPWCTRAVIHNEKIIVMPDLAILGYRTHPTEMYFDRNHVFVVVSSLARFHAAFANYFTKRNQTHPHFIEEHAFFNEEPFSDAPWLKGAAKVNYQVLKEFSSKSIHYPIDLEEKLSQLYIKAYQSLRNNEDTLNVVIHKDLWANNILFQYNDNVPINAVLVDFQLARYAPPTFDLMSLLYMTTSRQFRDCYENEVFHHYYKVFSESLDDCTKQRLQNLNYDFAEFLKWCERSRMFGLVQANTTIPCVCMEPDVAQKTFDDPDTYVEHVTGDRSKPVVAHSRENVQYRLRQLEVSEEFVEKYVCEM; encoded by the exons ATGGGGGAAAACGGTGCACATAACGTCTTAACTGAAAAACAGATGCAGTATGCAGTGGCTCGAATGGCGAAACCTGGTTCCCAAATCATTGGTTACGATGTAAAACCAGCTTCAGATAAATTGGCTGGTTTCTTGGGAGATCACTTAAGGATGATTTTGTGCGTAACGGAAAATAATGTCGTGAGGAAGAtctatttgtttataaagactgtGCCGACTGGGAATATACCGAAAGCTGATTTCATAAACCAGAACCAGTTTTTTAAGAAGGAAGCGATGGTGTTTCAGCTGCTTGAGCAGATTCCCGATGTGGACT GTCTGAACCCGTGGTGCACCAGAGCAGTGATTCATAACGAGAAGATCATAGTAATGCCAGATCTTGCCATCCTAGGCTACAGGACTCATCCAACAGAAATGTACTTTGATCGGAACCACGTTTTCGTTGTTGTCTCATCACTCGCCCGATTCCACGCAGCCTTCgctaattattttacaaaaagaaaCCAAACTCATCCACATTTTATAGAGGAACATGCGTTTTTCAACGAGGAGCCGTTTAGTGATGCACCGTGGCTGAAAGGTGCAGCAAAAGTCAACTACCAAGTTCTGAAAGAATTCTCATCAAAATCGATACATTATCCAATAGATTTGGAAGAAAAATTAAGCCAACTGTATATAAAAGCTTACCAAAGTCTGAGAAATAATGAAGATACCCTCAATGTGGTTATTCATAAGGACTTGTGGGCgaacaatatattatttcagtATAATGATAACGTACCGATAAACGCTGTGTTAGTCGACTTCCAACTTGCGCGATACGCTCCGCCTACATTTGATCTGATGTCGTTACTATACATGACTACATCTAGACAATTCCGTGATTGTTATGAAAATGAAGTATTCCATCATTACTACAAAGTATTTTCGGAGAGCTTAGATGACTGCACCAAACAGAGGTTACAGAATTTAAACTATGATTTTGCGGAGTTTCTGAAATGGTGCGAGAGATCCCGTATGTTCGGATTGGTTCAAGCGAATACAACTATTCCCTGTGTTTGTATGGAACCAGATGTAGCGCAGAAAACGTTTGACGATCCGGATACGTATGTGGAGCACGTGACAGGGGACAGATCGAAGCCAGTGGTAGCTCACAGTAGAGAAAACGTCCAGTACAGGCTCAGGCAGTTGGAAGTTAGCGAGGAGTTTGTGGAAAAGTACGTTTGTGAAATGTAG